AAAGAGATTTGATACAGCGGGTATGTACATAGAAGACGATGACTTTGTCACGGGAGAACGTGCTCAATTTCCCTTGATTGTGAAGGAAAATGGAGTGAAGTTTGCCATCTACTTAAATGAGGGCGCCATGGTGGGTGTCTTTTTGGATCAAAGAGATGTCCGAATGCAAATACGTGACAAGTATGCGAAAGGGAAGACGGTGTTAAACACATTTTCCTATACTGGGGCTTTCTCGGTATTTGCAGCATTAGGTGGGGCTAAGCAGACGACTAGTGTAGACCTGGCAAATAGAAGCCTTCAGAAAACACAGGAACAGTTTGAAGTCAACGGACTCGATCCTGAAAAACAAGAAATTCTTGTCATGGATGTATTTAAATATTTTAAATATGCGGTTCGAAAACAATTATTATTCGACCTTGTTATTCTAGATCCGCCGAGCTTCGCAAGATCAAAAAAGCATACTTTCAGTGCAGCCAAAGACTATACAAACTTATTAAAAGAAGCCATTGCCATTACTGAAAAAGGTGGGGTTATTGTAGCTTCAACCAATGCCAGTAACTTTGGGATGGATAAATTCAAAGGGTTTATTGACCAGGCATTTATTGAAATGAAAGGGAAGTATCAGTTGTTGGAAGAGTTCTCACTCCCTCAGGATTTTAAGGTGGCAAAGGAGTTTAAGGAAGGGAATTATTTAAAGGTTGTCTTTATTCGAAAAATTCATTGACTTATTTGGTGAACCGACATACAATGACTGTAATTAGGGAAGAAGAAATCTTTCGTCGGAAGAGTTGATTTCTATGAAACAGGTCAACCACAATCGAATACATCGTCGTTCTGACGAATCTTTACTTACACATTCAGGAGCTATATCAAGAGAGCTACATTTCTTGGTATAGCTCCTTTTATTATTCTCCCTTTACTTTGGTAAAGGAGGAACGGAGGGGTATAAGTGATTACATTAACTGGGGAACACTTAACATTTTTAGAGGTGGAGAAGGTCCTTTACCAATTTGAAAAAGTAACGGCATCTTCCGGGGCAATGGAAAAGGTAAAAGCCAGCAGGGCAGCGGTAGAAAACATCGTAAATGATGGAAAAATCATATATGGCATTACAACAGGATTTGGTAAGTTTAGTGATGTCTTTATTAAAAAAGGTGATGTAGAAGCATTACAGTTGAATCTCATTCATTCCCATGCATGTGGTGTAGGAGAACCGTTTCCTGAAGTGGTTTCGAGGGCTATGTTGCTACTGAGGGCAAATGCTTTATTAAAAGGATTCTCAGGAGTACGTCCTGTCATCATTGAACGATTACTAGATCTTTTAAATACTAAAATCCACCCTGTGATTCCTCAGCAAGGTTCTTTGGGGGCAAGTGGTGACCTAGCGCCATTGTCTCATTTAGCTCTTGTTTTACTTGGTGAAGGAGAAGTGTTTTATAAAGGAAAAAGAATGCCCGCTATGGAGGCGTTGGCATTCGAAGGGATTTCCCCAGTTACATTAACAGCAAAGGAAGGGCTTGCTTTAATAAATGGTACTCAGGCCATGACAGCAATGGGTGTCGTGTCTTATTTAGAGGCGGAAAAACTTGCGTATCAGTCGGAGCTTATTGCTTCTGTTACTTTAGAGGGATTGCAGGGAATAATGGACGCTTTTGATGAAGATATTCACCTAGCAAGAGGTTATCAGGAACAAGTTGATGTAGCTAGACGGATTCGGG
The nucleotide sequence above comes from Bacillus carboniphilus. Encoded proteins:
- a CDS encoding class I SAM-dependent rRNA methyltransferase, giving the protein MEITVKINSKEGKKYKSGYPLILKSALMNPEVLEEEGSIIKLVDEKGQFIGKGYFGIQNKGYGWLLTKNEKETIDQDFFNQKIMAAINRRKPFFENTDTTAFRLFNGEGDGIGGLTIDYFEGYCLINWYSKGIFKFKDYIIHSITSMLPVKGIYEKKRFDTAGMYIEDDDFVTGERAQFPLIVKENGVKFAIYLNEGAMVGVFLDQRDVRMQIRDKYAKGKTVLNTFSYTGAFSVFAALGGAKQTTSVDLANRSLQKTQEQFEVNGLDPEKQEILVMDVFKYFKYAVRKQLLFDLVILDPPSFARSKKHTFSAAKDYTNLLKEAIAITEKGGVIVASTNASNFGMDKFKGFIDQAFIEMKGKYQLLEEFSLPQDFKVAKEFKEGNYLKVVFIRKIH
- the hutH gene encoding histidine ammonia-lyase; amino-acid sequence: MITLTGEHLTFLEVEKVLYQFEKVTASSGAMEKVKASRAAVENIVNDGKIIYGITTGFGKFSDVFIKKGDVEALQLNLIHSHACGVGEPFPEVVSRAMLLLRANALLKGFSGVRPVIIERLLDLLNTKIHPVIPQQGSLGASGDLAPLSHLALVLLGEGEVFYKGKRMPAMEALAFEGISPVTLTAKEGLALINGTQAMTAMGVVSYLEAEKLAYQSELIASVTLEGLQGIMDAFDEDIHLARGYQEQVDVARRIREYLVDSRLVTKQGEIRVQDAYSLRCVPQVHGATWQTLRYVKEKLEIEMNAATDNPLIFDEGRKVISGGNFHGQPIAFAMDFLAIAIAELANISERRIERLVNPQLNDLPGFLSPEPGLQSGAMIMQYAAASLVSENKTLAHPASVDSIPSSANQEDHVSMGTIGSRHAHQVITNTRRVIAIEAICAAQAVEYRGVDKMATATRNFFNQLREVSPSITVDRIFSKDIEAVNGWLKGLGAER